The Opitutales bacterium ASA1 genome window below encodes:
- a CDS encoding sigma-54 dependent transcriptional regulator, with the protein MAGLLPNMAEDANAPTILVVDDDSEIRYSLNRVLASRGYRVAAAGSGEEGIAAVKKSPPDVVFLDIRMGGMSGLETLQHMRGANNKLPIILMTAFGTAQTAIEAMKFGAFDYIMKPFDPDRVLRLTENALKAVEDLRKASDIQPKLKSEDWKEGIVGSSPAMQEVFKTIGQVAASDVTVMITGESGTGKELIARCICQHSHRARGPMVAVNCAAIPENLIESELFGHEKGAFTGATNQRIGRFEQCDGGTIFLDEIGDMTLPTQTKILRVLQEGEIQRVGSTGTIKVDVRVIAATNKDLEKMVADKTFREDLYYRLNVVRVRVPSLRERIDDIPEIVEYMLQKLEKGRKSRVRRVSPEAMEVLKKHRWPGNVRELENVIYRSAVVAQGDTILIRDLPPEMGATPAAEGNGAATSAKATPVSATAVTTTEGGSGSADTKATPVVSAGVAAQLDALFAALASETPGRVLRTVEVELIRRALVREGDDQAKAAELLGTTKAALKKRLEESAG; encoded by the coding sequence ATGGCCGGTCTGCTTCCGAACATGGCCGAAGACGCGAACGCTCCCACCATCCTCGTCGTCGACGACGACTCCGAAATCCGCTACTCGCTCAACCGCGTCCTCGCCAGCCGCGGTTATCGCGTCGCGGCGGCGGGTAGCGGCGAAGAGGGCATCGCCGCGGTCAAGAAATCGCCGCCGGACGTGGTGTTTCTCGACATCCGCATGGGTGGCATGAGCGGCCTCGAGACGCTCCAGCACATGCGCGGGGCGAACAACAAACTTCCGATCATTCTCATGACTGCCTTCGGCACGGCGCAGACCGCGATCGAGGCGATGAAGTTCGGGGCGTTCGACTACATCATGAAGCCGTTCGATCCGGACCGCGTCCTGCGGTTGACGGAGAACGCGCTCAAGGCCGTGGAAGACCTCCGCAAGGCGAGCGACATCCAGCCCAAGCTCAAGAGCGAGGACTGGAAGGAGGGCATCGTCGGCAGCTCGCCCGCCATGCAAGAGGTGTTCAAGACCATCGGACAAGTCGCCGCGAGCGACGTGACCGTGATGATCACCGGCGAGAGCGGCACCGGCAAGGAGTTGATAGCCCGCTGCATCTGCCAACACAGCCACCGCGCGCGCGGCCCGATGGTCGCGGTCAACTGCGCGGCCATCCCCGAGAACCTGATCGAGAGCGAACTCTTCGGGCATGAAAAAGGCGCCTTCACCGGAGCGACCAACCAGCGCATCGGGCGCTTCGAGCAGTGCGACGGCGGCACGATCTTCCTCGACGAGATCGGCGACATGACGCTTCCGACGCAGACGAAGATACTGCGCGTCCTGCAAGAGGGCGAGATCCAGCGCGTCGGCAGCACGGGCACGATCAAGGTCGACGTGCGCGTGATCGCCGCGACCAACAAGGACCTCGAGAAAATGGTCGCCGACAAGACCTTCCGCGAGGACCTCTACTACCGGCTCAACGTCGTGCGCGTGCGCGTCCCGTCGTTGCGCGAACGCATCGACGACATCCCCGAGATCGTCGAGTACATGCTTCAGAAGCTCGAAAAGGGCCGCAAGTCGCGCGTCCGCCGCGTCTCGCCCGAAGCGATGGAGGTGCTCAAGAAACACCGCTGGCCGGGCAATGTGCGCGAGTTGGAAAACGTGATCTACCGCAGCGCCGTCGTGGCGCAGGGCGACACCATCCTCATCCGCGACCTGCCGCCCGAGATGGGCGCGACACCCGCGGCCGAAGGCAACGGAGCCGCGACATCCGCGAAGGCGACGCCGGTATCGGCGACCGCGGTGACGACGACGGAAGGTGGTAGTGGAAGCGCGGATACGAAGGCGACGCCGGTCGTGTCCGCCGGTGTCGCCGCGCAACTCGACGCGCTCTTCGCCGCGCTCGCGAGCGAAACGCCGGGCCGCGTGCTCCGCACCGTCGAGGTCGAGTTGATCCGGCGCGCTCTCGTGCGCGAAGGCGACGATCAGGCCAAGGCGGCGGAGCTGTTGGGCACGACCAAGGCGGCGTTGAAGAAGCGCCTCGAAGAGTCCGCGGGCTGA
- a CDS encoding SCO family protein, translating to MSSLLRLGTPARFSVLLLGFALLVAGCGGGSADGDDLGEGRHRLTGLVLSVSEERRSLLVDHDEIPGYMPRMTMEFKVGSGDLALARPGMRIRGVIYESGDGFHLEQMWPIDDAGQRIVEEAARVLRQDTVTRGRAAYREVGEQLPDFALYDQNGDVAQPSRFRGKQIVLNFIFTRCPDATMCPASTMKMMQLQQMGREAGVPNLQLISITLDPEYDTPGVLRQYAELRGIDTGNFSFLTGPERAIKDLMAQLGVLAFAEGPLINHTLATVLIDENGKIVHRVDGSQWQPGDFAKRLKGGNRKEDT from the coding sequence GTGTCGAGTCTTCTTCGTCTTGGAACCCCTGCACGCTTTTCCGTCCTCCTACTCGGCTTCGCCCTGCTCGTCGCGGGATGCGGGGGCGGCTCCGCCGACGGCGACGATCTCGGCGAAGGTCGCCATCGACTCACCGGCTTGGTGCTGTCCGTCAGCGAAGAACGACGCTCGTTGCTCGTGGATCACGACGAGATCCCCGGCTACATGCCGCGCATGACGATGGAGTTCAAAGTCGGCTCCGGCGATCTGGCGCTCGCGCGCCCGGGCATGCGGATTCGAGGCGTGATCTACGAATCGGGCGACGGCTTTCATCTGGAGCAGATGTGGCCGATAGACGACGCCGGGCAGCGCATCGTGGAGGAAGCCGCGCGCGTCCTGAGGCAGGACACGGTCACACGTGGTCGGGCGGCCTATCGCGAGGTGGGCGAGCAGCTGCCGGATTTCGCTCTCTACGACCAGAACGGCGACGTGGCGCAACCGTCTCGCTTCCGCGGAAAGCAGATCGTGCTCAACTTCATCTTCACGCGCTGTCCCGACGCTACCATGTGCCCTGCATCGACGATGAAGATGATGCAGCTCCAGCAGATGGGACGCGAGGCGGGCGTGCCCAACCTGCAGTTGATTTCGATCACACTCGACCCCGAGTACGACACGCCCGGCGTTTTGCGCCAGTATGCCGAATTGCGCGGCATAGATACCGGTAACTTCAGTTTCCTCACCGGGCCGGAGCGGGCGATCAAGGACCTCATGGCTCAGCTCGGGGTGCTCGCCTTCGCCGAGGGACCGTTGATCAACCACACTTTGGCGACCGTGCTCATCGACGAGAACGGCAAGATCGTCCACCGCGTCGACGGTAGCCAATGGCAGCCGGGCGACTTCGCCAAACGCCTCAAGGGCGGCAATCGAAAGGAGGACACATGA
- a CDS encoding DUF1015 family protein, which translates to MRIRSYRALRPVPSKASTIASLPYDVVSTAEARALAEGNPLSMLRVVRADLEFPDGTDPYSEPVYARAKGNFDRLVSEGHLEREAAPSLYAYRQQMGTHSQTGVVALCHVDDYDAGLIKKHEKTRRDKEDDRTKLTGLLAANPGPVFLTYRDEASIDALVARASADTPLFDFTAPDGISHTVWRIDAPESVVSAFAPVPVVYIADGHHRAASAARVGRERRAANPAHRGDEDYNWFLTVLFPASQLCILPYNRLVADLAGRTPAQLLAEMEKLGPVAPAASPSPERPGEVCFFLDGVWRSLALSAPEGADPAARLDVSLLQDQVLAPLLGIDDPRTNKRIDFAGGIRGADYLEKEVRAGRAAIAFSMHPVTVAQLMDIADAGQIMPPKSTWFEPKLRSGLFMHTF; encoded by the coding sequence ATGCGCATCCGGTCCTACCGCGCCCTCCGTCCGGTCCCTTCCAAGGCTTCCACGATCGCGTCGTTGCCTTACGACGTGGTCTCCACCGCCGAGGCTCGCGCCCTCGCCGAAGGCAACCCGCTGAGCATGCTCCGTGTCGTCCGTGCCGACCTGGAGTTTCCCGACGGCACCGATCCGTATTCGGAGCCCGTCTACGCTCGCGCGAAGGGCAACTTCGACCGCCTCGTCTCCGAAGGTCACCTCGAGCGCGAAGCCGCGCCGAGCCTCTACGCCTACCGTCAGCAGATGGGTACGCACAGCCAGACGGGCGTCGTCGCCCTCTGCCACGTCGACGATTACGACGCCGGTCTGATCAAGAAACACGAGAAGACCCGCCGCGACAAAGAGGACGACCGCACGAAACTCACCGGGCTGCTCGCCGCCAATCCCGGTCCCGTCTTCCTCACCTACCGCGATGAAGCCTCGATCGATGCGCTCGTCGCGCGCGCCAGCGCCGACACCCCGCTCTTCGACTTCACCGCGCCCGACGGCATCAGCCACACCGTCTGGCGGATCGACGCCCCCGAGTCCGTCGTCTCCGCCTTCGCTCCGGTGCCGGTCGTGTACATCGCCGACGGTCATCACCGGGCCGCCAGCGCCGCGCGCGTGGGCCGCGAACGCCGCGCCGCGAACCCCGCGCACCGCGGCGACGAGGACTACAACTGGTTCCTCACCGTCCTCTTCCCCGCCTCCCAACTCTGCATCCTTCCTTACAACCGTCTCGTCGCCGACCTCGCCGGTCGCACGCCCGCGCAGTTGCTCGCGGAAATGGAAAAACTCGGCCCCGTCGCTCCCGCCGCGTCGCCCTCGCCTGAACGACCCGGTGAGGTCTGTTTCTTCCTCGATGGCGTTTGGCGCTCGCTCGCACTCTCCGCCCCGGAAGGTGCCGACCCGGCCGCCCGCCTCGACGTGAGTCTCCTCCAAGACCAAGTCCTCGCTCCGCTCCTCGGCATCGACGACCCGCGCACGAACAAGCGCATCGACTTCGCCGGAGGCATTCGCGGCGCCGACTACCTCGAGAAGGAAGTCCGCGCGGGTCGCGCCGCCATCGCGTTCTCCATGCACCCGGTCACGGTCGCGCAACTCATGGACATCGCCGACGCGGGCCAGATCATGCCGCCGAAGAGCACGTGGTTCGAACCGAAGCTGCGCTCGGGGCTGTTCATGCACACGTTCTAA
- a CDS encoding ATP-binding cassette domain-containing protein has protein sequence MTKPASDFTAPRAPLADSAVLRAVDVTKAYEARPVLAGVSLALARGERLALTGPSGSGKTTLLNCLGGVDRHDSGSIELLGERLESLDGPGLARLRRHRVGTIFQFFHLLPTLTATENVELPLQLVGVPAAQRAARVRALLERVGVAHRADALPSQLSGGEMQRVAIARALVHEPAVLLADEPTGNLDSANGGRILELLRELTDERRVSLVLVTHSEEAAAICHRTIHLRDGRIL, from the coding sequence ATGACGAAACCCGCTTCCGACTTCACCGCACCTCGCGCACCGCTCGCCGACTCCGCGGTACTACGCGCCGTCGACGTGACCAAAGCCTACGAGGCGCGCCCCGTGCTCGCCGGCGTTTCGCTCGCTCTCGCTCGCGGCGAACGCCTCGCGCTCACCGGCCCCTCGGGCAGCGGCAAGACGACCCTGCTCAACTGCCTCGGCGGCGTCGACCGACACGACTCCGGTTCGATCGAACTGCTCGGCGAGCGCCTGGAGTCGCTCGACGGGCCGGGCCTCGCCCGCCTGAGGCGGCATCGCGTCGGAACGATTTTTCAGTTCTTCCACCTGCTCCCGACGCTCACGGCGACGGAGAACGTGGAACTCCCGCTCCAACTCGTCGGCGTACCTGCCGCCCAACGCGCCGCGCGCGTTCGAGCCCTGCTCGAACGCGTCGGCGTGGCCCACCGCGCGGACGCACTCCCGTCGCAGTTGAGCGGTGGCGAGATGCAACGCGTCGCGATCGCCCGCGCGCTCGTGCACGAACCGGCCGTGCTCCTCGCCGACGAACCCACCGGCAATCTCGACTCCGCCAACGGCGGCCGGATCCTCGAACTCCTCCGCGAATTGACCGACGAGCGCCGCGTCTCGCTCGTGTTGGTCACGCACAGCGAAGAGGCGGCCGCGATCTGCCACCGGACGATTCACTTGCGCGATGGCCGGATCCTCTGA
- a CDS encoding putative Na+/H+ antiporter translates to MEKRLESGTNSAYEVGSMAAMRSIKTLLSTLLALTIFVGLGSSIVLAAGGEEHADDGFPMPLEEYHDPVGAGIVDVLMSRARENPFNVIGTAMFLCAIIHTFLVGKINHWAHHLKHEHEKKVAASRAAGNGRKGGREEVSFKAEMAHFLGEVEAVFGLWVLPLILAITFFEGFKVAEEYVAYDVNFTEPLFVVVIMTIASTRPVLKMSEACMGAVARIGGGTPAAWWFSILVIGPLLGSFITEPAAMTISALLLARKFYDVRPSNLLKYATLGLLFVNISIGGTLTHFAAPPVLMVAGRWQWDLSFMLANFGWKAAIAILGSTSLYFLALRKHFKAMEPKVGVGEVRHPWQEVTDFPIPRWIYVSHLLFLGWTVLTAHYPALFIGGFLFFIAFAQATYHHQEDIRLRPALLVGFFLAGLVIHGNLQQWWIQPVLSALDPLPLMLGAMVLTAFNDNAAITYLATLVPGFTPELKYAVVAGAVAGGGLTVIANAPNPAGQSILSRFFDGGVSPLYLFYGAAIPTVIVGVLFWVL, encoded by the coding sequence GTGGAGAAGCGCTTGGAGTCAGGCACGAATTCTGCCTACGAAGTGGGCTCAATGGCTGCGATGCGCTCGATCAAAACTCTCCTCAGTACCTTGCTCGCGTTGACGATCTTCGTCGGCTTGGGCTCCTCCATCGTCCTCGCTGCGGGGGGAGAGGAGCACGCCGACGACGGTTTCCCCATGCCTCTCGAAGAGTACCATGATCCGGTCGGTGCCGGCATCGTGGACGTGTTGATGAGCCGGGCGCGCGAGAATCCGTTCAACGTCATCGGCACGGCGATGTTTCTCTGTGCGATCATCCACACCTTCCTCGTGGGCAAGATCAACCACTGGGCGCATCACCTGAAGCACGAGCACGAGAAGAAGGTGGCGGCTAGCCGTGCGGCCGGTAATGGCCGGAAGGGCGGTCGGGAAGAAGTCAGCTTCAAGGCCGAGATGGCGCATTTCCTCGGCGAGGTCGAAGCAGTGTTCGGTCTGTGGGTCTTGCCTCTGATCTTGGCGATCACGTTTTTCGAGGGTTTCAAGGTCGCGGAGGAGTACGTGGCTTACGACGTGAACTTCACCGAACCGCTTTTCGTGGTGGTGATCATGACGATCGCATCCACTCGTCCAGTCTTGAAGATGTCGGAAGCGTGCATGGGGGCGGTCGCCCGCATTGGTGGCGGAACGCCGGCGGCGTGGTGGTTTTCCATTCTCGTGATCGGGCCTCTGCTCGGCTCGTTCATCACCGAGCCGGCGGCGATGACGATTTCCGCTCTCTTGCTCGCGCGTAAGTTCTACGACGTGCGTCCCTCGAACCTGTTGAAGTACGCGACCCTGGGGCTGCTGTTCGTGAACATCTCGATCGGAGGCACCTTGACCCACTTTGCGGCACCGCCGGTCCTCATGGTGGCCGGACGCTGGCAGTGGGATCTTTCGTTCATGTTGGCCAACTTCGGCTGGAAGGCCGCCATCGCCATCCTCGGATCGACGAGCCTGTATTTCTTAGCCTTGCGCAAGCACTTCAAGGCGATGGAGCCGAAAGTGGGAGTAGGGGAGGTGCGGCATCCGTGGCAGGAGGTGACCGACTTCCCGATCCCACGGTGGATCTACGTATCGCATCTGCTCTTCCTCGGATGGACGGTGCTCACGGCTCACTACCCGGCGCTCTTCATCGGAGGTTTCCTCTTCTTCATCGCGTTCGCTCAAGCCACCTACCACCATCAAGAAGACATCCGGCTGCGTCCCGCGTTGTTGGTGGGCTTCTTCCTCGCCGGTCTGGTCATCCACGGCAACCTGCAACAGTGGTGGATTCAACCGGTGCTTTCGGCGCTCGATCCGCTTCCGTTGATGCTGGGCGCGATGGTGTTGACGGCGTTCAACGACAACGCGGCGATCACGTATCTGGCGACGCTGGTGCCGGGCTTCACACCGGAGTTGAAGTACGCGGTGGTGGCCGGTGCGGTCGCGGGCGGTGGACTCACCGTGATCGCCAACGCGCCCAATCCCGCGGGGCAATCGATCTTGTCGCGCTTCTTCGACGGAGGCGTTTCGCCGCTCTACCTGTTCTACGGTGCGGCGATACCGACGGTCATCGTCGGCGTGCTCTTCTGGGTGCTTTGA
- a CDS encoding FtsX-like permease family protein: MAGSSERRGASRTPGKIGAAEPLPPPGRIAGLARTLWSRFSVRHALAAPGQTLLLVCILSLGIAVYVSIRLANRAAVAGFGQFAEAVTGQSDFVLVPQAGVFDERWLREIRRALGPEPVDIVPMLEASAPRPRRAETDAVVGREAFQLLGIDLVAAANLLQSRALEGGYFSTPEDAPVEGATETTPTLADALRDPLRVWISPALARRDGLAAGDTLELVVHESVVRLPIAGTIPTAEGLPSPGLHLLVMDLPGLQTLLRRPGALDRVELLVPSGDALAERREVVRSTLESVAAERWTVETPASRRATGETMTAAFRLNLAVLSLIALLVGVLLIVQALDGAVVRRRQEIAVLRSLGVESRTIQRAWLREAATIGLVAGVLGTLLGWGGAQFTVRLVARTVNALYYGNTVAAASLHPGEMLAGVLLGVVASVLAGWIPARAAASIPPAQLLARGHVASGLAVLQRRWPAVVLLVVAVALSRLPALDLGRGVRFPLAGYLAALCAILGAGVLASALFRPFARASEALGRRCAPARIAIGHLSHPAGRARLAVAGLVAAVGMSAGMIVLVGSFERTVRGWIDGNLRADLFVASDGAQNASSTSRIQPETWRALALDPDVAGMELFAGAPVRIDDMPTFLGGFGAIGERPPYEPMWIAGPRTPMTRATETEGIAYASESFVERFRVALGDEVRVPTPLGPRVLRVDGVFADYGNDRGSILVPLERFSTWFGTEALINFSAHLRAGVDPDTVRARWTENHPGLRVLTNGVLRTEVLRIFRQTFSITYALELIGVFVAVAGLALSMASMLLDRRDELATLRALGFTHREIAAAAAWEGAAIATAGAAAGLMLSLGLGHLLIHVINKQSFGWTLQFVVSPFPLLALALAVIAAGTGVSWLVGRWSANLPADKEE, encoded by the coding sequence ATGGCCGGATCCTCTGAACGTCGCGGCGCATCCCGCACCCCGGGGAAGATCGGCGCTGCCGAGCCGCTCCCGCCTCCGGGACGCATCGCCGGCCTCGCGCGCACGCTCTGGTCGCGCTTCTCGGTGCGCCACGCGTTGGCCGCGCCCGGCCAGACGCTGCTGCTCGTCTGCATTCTCTCGCTCGGCATCGCCGTCTACGTGTCGATCCGTCTCGCCAACCGCGCCGCCGTGGCCGGCTTCGGTCAGTTCGCCGAAGCCGTGACCGGCCAGAGCGACTTCGTGCTCGTGCCGCAGGCCGGCGTGTTCGACGAGCGCTGGCTGCGCGAGATCCGGCGTGCACTCGGCCCGGAGCCGGTCGACATCGTGCCGATGTTGGAGGCCTCCGCACCGCGACCGCGCCGCGCCGAAACGGACGCGGTGGTCGGACGCGAGGCGTTTCAACTCCTCGGCATCGACCTCGTTGCCGCCGCCAATCTGCTGCAAAGCCGTGCGCTCGAAGGCGGCTATTTCTCGACGCCCGAAGACGCTCCCGTGGAAGGCGCAACCGAGACGACGCCGACGCTGGCCGATGCCCTGCGCGATCCGCTGCGCGTCTGGATCTCGCCTGCCCTCGCGCGGCGCGACGGGCTCGCGGCGGGCGACACGCTAGAGCTGGTCGTCCACGAGTCCGTGGTGCGCCTGCCCATCGCCGGCACGATCCCCACGGCGGAAGGTCTGCCCTCGCCGGGGCTGCATCTGCTCGTGATGGACCTGCCCGGCTTGCAGACGCTCCTGCGGCGCCCCGGCGCGCTCGATCGCGTCGAATTGCTCGTGCCCTCGGGAGACGCCCTCGCCGAACGTCGCGAAGTGGTCCGCTCCACGCTCGAGTCGGTCGCGGCAGAGCGTTGGACGGTAGAAACGCCCGCCTCGCGCCGCGCCACGGGCGAGACGATGACGGCGGCGTTCCGACTCAACCTCGCCGTGCTCTCGCTCATCGCGCTGCTGGTCGGTGTGCTGCTCATCGTGCAGGCGCTCGACGGCGCAGTCGTCCGACGAAGACAGGAAATCGCGGTCCTGCGCTCGCTCGGAGTCGAAAGCCGCACGATCCAACGCGCGTGGCTGCGCGAGGCGGCGACGATCGGGCTCGTCGCCGGCGTCCTCGGCACGCTTCTCGGTTGGGGCGGCGCGCAATTCACCGTCCGTCTCGTCGCCCGTACGGTCAACGCCCTCTACTACGGCAACACCGTGGCGGCCGCCTCGCTCCACCCGGGCGAGATGCTCGCCGGCGTACTTCTCGGGGTCGTCGCCAGTGTATTGGCCGGCTGGATACCAGCGCGGGCCGCGGCCTCCATCCCGCCCGCGCAGCTCTTGGCTCGCGGACACGTCGCGTCGGGTCTCGCGGTGTTGCAACGCCGTTGGCCGGCGGTCGTGTTGCTCGTGGTCGCGGTCGCGCTGTCGCGTCTGCCGGCGCTCGACCTCGGTCGTGGCGTGCGCTTCCCGCTCGCGGGTTATCTCGCCGCGTTGTGCGCGATCCTCGGTGCCGGAGTGCTGGCGAGTGCGCTCTTCCGGCCGTTCGCGCGTGCGTCCGAAGCACTCGGTCGCCGTTGCGCGCCTGCACGCATCGCGATCGGACACCTCTCCCATCCCGCCGGGCGGGCGCGCCTCGCCGTCGCCGGCCTCGTCGCCGCGGTCGGCATGAGCGCGGGCATGATCGTGCTCGTGGGAAGTTTCGAGCGCACCGTGCGCGGCTGGATCGACGGCAACCTCCGCGCCGATCTGTTCGTCGCGAGCGACGGAGCACAAAACGCATCTTCGACCAGCCGCATCCAACCGGAGACGTGGCGCGCGCTCGCGCTCGATCCCGACGTGGCCGGGATGGAGTTGTTCGCCGGTGCCCCCGTCCGGATCGACGACATGCCGACGTTTCTCGGCGGCTTCGGTGCGATCGGCGAGCGCCCGCCCTACGAGCCGATGTGGATCGCCGGACCGCGCACGCCGATGACCCGCGCCACGGAGACCGAAGGCATCGCCTACGCGAGCGAGTCGTTCGTGGAGCGCTTCCGCGTCGCCCTCGGCGACGAGGTGCGCGTGCCGACACCGCTCGGCCCTCGAGTGCTGCGCGTCGACGGCGTCTTCGCCGATTACGGCAACGACCGCGGATCGATCCTCGTGCCGTTGGAGCGGTTCTCCACGTGGTTCGGCACGGAAGCGTTGATCAACTTCTCCGCGCATCTGCGCGCCGGCGTGGATCCCGACACCGTTCGCGCGCGCTGGACGGAAAACCATCCGGGTCTGCGCGTGTTGACCAACGGCGTGTTGCGCACCGAGGTGCTGCGCATCTTCCGGCAGACCTTCTCGATCACCTACGCGCTGGAGTTGATCGGCGTGTTCGTCGCCGTCGCGGGGCTCGCGCTCTCGATGGCGAGCATGTTGCTCGATCGCCGCGACGAACTCGCGACCTTGCGCGCGCTCGGTTTCACCCACCGCGAAATCGCCGCCGCGGCCGCATGGGAGGGTGCGGCCATCGCGACCGCCGGAGCCGCCGCCGGCCTCATGCTCAGCCTCGGTCTCGGCCACTTGCTCATCCACGTGATCAACAAACAATCGTTCGGCTGGACGCTGCAGTTCGTCGTATCCCCTTTTCCACTACTGGCCCTCGCCCTCGCCGTGATCGCGGCCGGCACGGGCGTTTCCTGGCTCGTCGGCCGCTGGTCGGCGAACCTGCCCGCCGACAAGGAGGAGTGA
- a CDS encoding COX15/CtaA family protein, with protein MLPSPASIRSASYRPARAWFCLVALIWTTFLLYAGGFTTSIEAGMAFLDWPLSNGSINPDGWLTEPDKMAEHSHRLLGAIVGMLVIVIAVWTHWSDSRVWMRRLAWGALALVVFQGMLGGLRVLFDQLNTGADHNLVAGTFRVAHACTAQIFLCVLVAIAVGMTRRWIDYDGGLQRPPSSGIRRAGLFACATIFVQLVLGALIRHNDAALTIPWFPHANENGSWIPAYWNFGVTVHFSHRVWALVVLLGIGVFAGRLWAARRIGRVLGVLALVLTAMTTVQVFLGALVVWTMRNPHAATVHMLTGAFLLATTWAATFLVHRPRFADGTPARAAAPERNPEIAAERA; from the coding sequence ATGCTTCCCTCCCCCGCTTCGATCCGCAGTGCATCGTATCGCCCCGCTCGCGCTTGGTTCTGCTTGGTCGCCTTGATTTGGACGACGTTCCTGCTCTACGCGGGCGGCTTCACGACGAGCATCGAAGCGGGAATGGCGTTCCTCGACTGGCCTCTTTCCAACGGGTCGATCAATCCCGACGGTTGGCTCACCGAGCCCGATAAAATGGCCGAACACTCGCACCGGCTTCTCGGCGCGATCGTGGGCATGCTCGTCATCGTCATCGCGGTCTGGACGCACTGGTCGGACAGCCGCGTGTGGATGCGACGGCTCGCGTGGGGCGCGCTCGCGCTGGTGGTGTTTCAAGGGATGCTGGGCGGATTGCGCGTGCTCTTCGACCAACTCAACACCGGGGCCGACCACAACCTCGTCGCAGGAACGTTCCGCGTGGCGCACGCCTGCACGGCGCAGATCTTCCTCTGCGTGCTCGTCGCGATCGCCGTCGGCATGACGCGCCGCTGGATCGACTACGACGGGGGACTCCAACGGCCTCCTTCGAGTGGGATACGCCGCGCGGGTCTCTTCGCGTGCGCGACGATCTTCGTGCAACTCGTGCTCGGCGCCTTGATCCGCCACAACGACGCGGCGCTCACCATCCCTTGGTTCCCGCACGCCAACGAGAACGGCTCGTGGATCCCCGCGTATTGGAACTTCGGAGTGACCGTGCACTTCTCGCACCGGGTCTGGGCGCTCGTGGTGCTGCTCGGGATCGGCGTCTTCGCCGGGCGCCTGTGGGCGGCGCGCCGCATCGGCCGAGTGCTCGGCGTGCTCGCGCTCGTGCTCACCGCGATGACGACGGTGCAGGTGTTTCTCGGCGCCCTCGTGGTCTGGACGATGCGCAACCCGCACGCGGCGACCGTCCACATGCTCACGGGAGCGTTTCTCCTCGCGACGACGTGGGCGGCGACGTTCCTCGTGCATCGTCCCCGGTTCGCCGACGGGACCCCCGCGCGGGCGGCTGCACCGGAACGGAATCCGGAGATCGCGGCCGAACGTGCCTGA
- a CDS encoding DUF420 domain-containing protein — MPEPRNLPPSMEVHDIPALNASLNGIATVLIATGYLAIRGKHVALHRGCMIAALIVSCVFLVGYVWHKILVRGVHTPFGGEGAIAWVYYIMLITHIILAMVIVPLVLKTFALAIQGRFERHRAWARWTFPMWFYVSVTGVLVYLFLYRWFPANDTPPPV; from the coding sequence GTGCCTGAACCGCGCAACCTCCCTCCTTCGATGGAAGTCCACGACATCCCCGCCCTCAACGCCTCGCTCAACGGCATCGCCACGGTCCTCATCGCGACCGGCTACCTCGCGATCCGCGGCAAACACGTCGCCCTGCATCGCGGCTGCATGATCGCCGCGTTGATCGTGTCGTGCGTCTTCCTCGTCGGCTACGTGTGGCACAAGATCCTCGTGCGAGGTGTGCACACCCCCTTCGGCGGCGAAGGCGCGATCGCGTGGGTCTACTACATCATGCTGATCACGCACATCATCCTCGCGATGGTGATCGTGCCCCTCGTGCTCAAGACCTTCGCCCTCGCGATCCAAGGCCGCTTCGAGCGCCACCGCGCGTGGGCTCGCTGGACGTTCCCGATGTGGTTCTACGTCTCGGTGACGGGTGTGCTCGTGTATCTGTTTCTCTACCGTTGGTTCCCGGCCAACGACACGCCGCCACCGGTCTGA